In a single window of the Dysgonomonas mossii genome:
- a CDS encoding dihydrofolate reductase family protein produces MRKIRLYIAASIDGYIASSDGELDWLSDYPITPELNYGYKDFFESIDTVIIGGRTYRDILNMDVVYPYKNKTSYIITRNAINTPKEDIIYITNNIEDNISELKKREGKDIWLVGGGEIVSLFLNQNWIDEMIITYIPILLGDGIRLFPNKAKESKWSLIQSQAFINGVAQTRYQVQK; encoded by the coding sequence ATGAGAAAAATAAGATTATATATTGCAGCATCCATTGATGGATATATTGCTAGTTCCGATGGGGAACTGGATTGGCTTTCCGATTATCCAATTACTCCGGAACTAAATTATGGTTACAAAGATTTTTTCGAATCTATTGATACAGTAATTATAGGGGGACGTACATATCGAGATATCCTTAATATGGATGTAGTATATCCTTATAAGAATAAAACATCCTATATAATTACACGAAATGCCATAAACACTCCTAAAGAAGATATCATTTATATAACCAATAATATCGAAGATAATATATCTGAATTAAAGAAAAGGGAAGGAAAAGACATCTGGCTTGTTGGTGGTGGAGAAATCGTTTCCCTATTCTTAAACCAGAATTGGATTGATGAAATGATAATTACCTATATTCCTATTCTATTGGGAGATGGAATTCGTCTTTTCCCGAATAAAGCGAAAGAATCGAAATGGTCTTTAATTCAATCTCAGGCATTCATAAATGGTGTAGCACAGACTAGATACCAAGTTCAAAAATAA
- a CDS encoding DUF1896 family protein → MKSKHNRQELSYYGLLLLSYLQESHPDKTNDPQLIKNRADMAAETYSNAIKEGSSHDRAEEMACKALYSGLLFSKFDTIRNILFEEFSYIPESEVFQKTMSLLPYCEEVFTEYALHDEFAYSAEYNRLYTDLVGLIDMWEDEHEL, encoded by the coding sequence ATGAAATCAAAACATAACAGGCAGGAGCTGTCCTATTACGGGCTGCTGCTCCTTTCATACCTTCAGGAAAGCCATCCTGATAAAACAAATGACCCACAGTTAATTAAAAACAGAGCTGATATGGCAGCCGAAACCTATTCCAATGCCATAAAAGAAGGTTCTTCACATGACAGAGCCGAAGAAATGGCTTGTAAAGCTCTGTATTCAGGATTGCTGTTCTCTAAATTCGATACAATCCGCAATATCCTCTTTGAAGAATTCTCCTATATCCCCGAAAGCGAGGTTTTCCAAAAGACCATGTCATTGCTCCCATACTGTGAAGAAGTCTTTACAGAATATGCATTACATGATGAGTTTGCCTATTCAGCGGAATACAACAGGCTTTATACGGACCTGGTTGGACTAATCGATATGTGGGAGGACGAACATGAGCTATAA
- a CDS encoding GNAT family N-acetyltransferase, whose translation MNIVIKQLRKPDFNRARKFAIEGMHLSWYTTNKIELYLYSKYFWYLEITKATKAIGAYMDDRLVGVLLADMKDEPKIFTSAFYNAFIKVVIFFINLFYKNASSVYDKANIQMLKEFKESNNPDGEINYFAVDPDIKGKGIGTLLLNELEKYAKGKLIYLYTDSGSTYQFYPHRGFKEAVTRSIILEIHKREIPLNCFLFCKLF comes from the coding sequence ATGAACATTGTAATCAAGCAACTCAGGAAACCGGATTTTAACAGAGCCCGGAAATTTGCCATTGAAGGCATGCATTTATCCTGGTATACCACAAACAAGATCGAACTTTATTTGTATAGTAAGTATTTTTGGTATTTAGAAATAACGAAGGCTACCAAAGCTATTGGAGCCTATATGGATGACCGGTTAGTCGGTGTTTTACTGGCTGACATGAAAGATGAACCCAAAATTTTCACATCCGCCTTTTATAATGCTTTTATAAAAGTAGTTATCTTCTTTATAAACCTGTTCTACAAAAATGCATCCAGTGTTTACGATAAGGCTAACATACAAATGCTTAAAGAATTTAAAGAAAGTAATAACCCTGATGGAGAGATTAATTATTTCGCCGTTGATCCCGATATTAAAGGAAAAGGAATAGGTACATTATTATTAAACGAATTGGAAAAATATGCGAAAGGAAAACTAATTTATCTGTATACAGATTCAGGCTCGACTTACCAATTCTATCCACATCGTGGATTTAAAGAAGCTGTAACACGGAGTATAATATTAGAAATACATAAAAGAGAGATTCCTTTAAACTGTTTCTTATTCTGTAAATTGTTCTAA
- a CDS encoding Eco57I restriction-modification methylase domain-containing protein has translation MSYNKKAHLRANIEAIKLVFKLEKENLSASEDQKEVLRQYSGFGGLKCVLNPANSLMDTVSWPKSELDLFPLVAELHRTIRENTATEQEYKGYICSIKNSILTAFYTPSEVVQTISDIFKENEIPIIRFLDPSAGMGEFSNAFDLPRDSEKINFEKDLITGKILSYVNDKNNEHTHVEGFETIESRYNNYFDVVSSNIPFGEMSVFDAAFMKTDRLHRDSTRAIHNYFFIKGVKTLREGGILAFITSQGVLNSPNNKDVRQWLMDNTNLISAIRFPNNLFVENAGTEVGSDLIILQKNTQKQELTAREKKFLTTYNLSTGITLNSSFENLHRIIHTKGYNDTDPYGKPAQVFLHDGGMEGISSDLKKMLKADFSTHLNLDLYLQYSGQSQRSGNNTPTSAINQKAEEKNKVIELDTSQPVMSLYDLFGLSEEERTQIKPSRKKRTLPPNQKPIQLSLFSNNKEQKQQAREYTEKVFKEEKPKPSMELQSFSGVLEEYYKQGSLVKDNGQIGYLKERYRNDAMFQPLDLPTIQQSKVGMYIQLRDTYHKLYDYEAKNLQEEPVLRKNLNSSYDSFFRLYGNLNDKKNLDIIKMDASGTAILALERRIDGKLQKADIFDRPVTFNPDEIKHAETSREALVASLNKYGKINLDYMLSILDNKVKDDVLKELEGQIYFNPMLQNYEIRDKFIAGNVIEKAEQVRDYLINHPLDQVSQVSLKTLEEAMPEPIRYVELDFNFGERWIPMQIYRDYAGTLFETNVNIEYYASRDDFTVSAERSNLIISEKFAVQSEKQLFTGIHLMKHGLLNTTPNITKTIEVLDENGERKSVKVADPEAIQLANSKIDEIRNGFTDWLNEQSPEFQNKLADLYNKKFNCYIRPEYDGSHQTFPGLDLKALGIVDLYPSQKDCIWMQKLIGGGIADHEVGGGKTLIMCIAAYEMKRLGLANKPMILGLKANVHEIAHTFRTAYPSAKILYPGKEDFTPSKRVKIFNDIKNNNWDAIILTHDQFGKLPQSPEMQQKIFRTELDSVEENLRVIEQIEGKSASKRMLRGLEVRKQNLEVKLSVLADTIKNRTDDVVDFKMMGIDHLFVDESHQFKNLTFTTRHDRVAGLGNPEGSQRALNMLFAVRTIQERTGKDLGATFLSGTTISNSLTELYLLFKYLRPKELETQGINSFDAWAAIYAKKTTDYEFSVTNQIVQKERFRYFIKVPELANFYAEITDFRTARDIGIDRPEKNEILYNIPPTPQQEIFIQKLMEFAKTGDATLLGHAPLTEKEEKAKMLIATDYARKMSLDMRMINQAYGDHVDSKASHCAAKIAEYYNKYASNKGTQFVFSDLGTYKPNEWNPYSEIKRKLVEDHGIFAHEIRFIQEAKTDNARKAMIEGMNEGRIRVLFGSTSMLGTGVNAQQRAVAIHHLDTPWRPSDLQQRDGRAIRKGNEIAKLYADNKVDVLIYAVEKSLDSYKFNLLQNKQTFINQLKNNSLGSRTIDEGSMDESSGMNFSEYVAILSGNTDLLEKAKLEKKINAMESEKKAFVKNKSSATFKFEDSTRTIEGNTQMINRMTKDWDSFNSRVQTDQDGNKLNRVKLEGVNSSDPKIVGEKLNQLSDNARTNNEYFTIGTLYDFKLLVKTEDSQKEGSIFKDNRFFIEGEGGIKYNYNNGHIATDPKLAAMNFLNALERIPKLIEKYQTDNERLSKDLPILKQVIDSTYKKEPELKDLKTQLTALDRQIQLTLTTKDEPKESNQLSSVQSTPKDSTNDVRSGQPMSIKEIIDANRDRILISSQQVEDTIYPKMRR, from the coding sequence ATGAGCTATAATAAGAAAGCTCATCTAAGAGCCAATATCGAAGCTATTAAGCTGGTCTTTAAACTCGAAAAAGAGAATCTATCGGCCAGTGAAGATCAAAAAGAAGTTCTTCGGCAATATTCAGGATTCGGAGGACTCAAGTGCGTGCTTAATCCTGCCAATAGCCTGATGGATACCGTATCCTGGCCTAAATCAGAATTAGACCTATTCCCTCTGGTTGCCGAATTACATCGAACTATTCGGGAAAATACAGCAACAGAACAGGAATACAAAGGTTATATCTGTAGTATCAAGAATTCGATACTGACCGCATTTTATACACCTTCTGAAGTTGTACAAACCATATCGGATATTTTCAAAGAAAACGAGATTCCTATAATCAGGTTCTTAGATCCGTCAGCAGGCATGGGTGAGTTTTCAAATGCTTTTGATCTGCCTAGAGATAGTGAAAAGATCAATTTTGAAAAAGACCTGATTACAGGAAAGATTCTCTCATATGTTAATGATAAGAATAATGAACATACCCATGTAGAAGGCTTTGAGACAATCGAGAGCCGTTATAATAATTACTTTGATGTTGTTAGCTCCAATATCCCTTTCGGAGAAATGAGTGTATTCGATGCTGCATTTATGAAGACAGACAGGTTGCACAGGGATTCCACACGAGCTATCCATAACTATTTCTTTATAAAAGGAGTTAAAACACTGCGTGAAGGAGGTATTCTGGCATTTATTACCTCTCAGGGAGTCTTAAATTCACCCAATAACAAAGATGTACGGCAATGGCTGATGGACAATACCAATCTGATCTCCGCCATTCGTTTCCCTAATAATCTGTTTGTTGAAAATGCCGGAACAGAAGTCGGCAGTGATTTAATCATCCTGCAAAAGAATACACAGAAACAGGAACTAACAGCCAGAGAAAAGAAGTTTCTGACAACCTATAACCTTTCAACGGGAATAACTCTCAATAGCAGTTTCGAGAACTTACACCGTATTATCCATACCAAAGGGTATAACGATACCGATCCTTACGGAAAACCGGCACAGGTATTTTTACATGATGGTGGAATGGAGGGAATCTCTTCTGATTTAAAGAAGATGCTAAAGGCTGATTTCTCTACCCATCTCAATTTAGACTTATACCTGCAATATTCAGGACAAAGCCAAAGATCAGGAAACAATACACCTACATCCGCTATCAATCAAAAAGCAGAAGAAAAAAACAAAGTCATTGAGTTGGATACTTCCCAACCCGTAATGTCCTTGTATGATTTATTCGGATTAAGTGAAGAAGAACGAACACAAATTAAACCCAGCCGAAAGAAACGGACTTTACCACCCAATCAAAAACCTATACAACTTAGCCTGTTCTCCAATAACAAAGAACAGAAGCAGCAAGCACGAGAGTATACAGAAAAAGTATTCAAAGAAGAGAAGCCAAAGCCATCAATGGAGCTTCAATCCTTCTCCGGTGTACTCGAAGAATACTACAAACAAGGTTCACTGGTAAAAGATAACGGGCAGATCGGTTATCTGAAAGAACGCTATCGAAACGATGCCATGTTTCAACCGTTAGACCTTCCGACAATACAACAATCCAAAGTTGGAATGTATATTCAATTAAGGGATACTTATCATAAGCTATATGATTATGAAGCAAAGAATCTGCAAGAAGAGCCTGTTTTACGTAAAAACCTGAACAGCTCTTATGATTCCTTTTTCAGACTATATGGTAACCTGAATGATAAGAAGAACCTGGATATTATCAAGATGGATGCATCTGGAACTGCTATCCTTGCTTTGGAACGCAGAATAGACGGGAAACTTCAAAAAGCGGATATATTCGACAGGCCTGTAACATTTAACCCGGATGAGATCAAACATGCTGAGACTTCCCGTGAAGCCTTAGTTGCATCCCTGAATAAATATGGAAAGATCAATCTGGACTATATGCTCTCTATACTTGATAACAAAGTTAAAGACGATGTATTAAAGGAGCTGGAAGGACAAATCTATTTCAATCCGATGCTACAGAACTATGAGATCCGGGATAAGTTTATTGCAGGAAATGTAATTGAAAAAGCGGAACAGGTCAGAGATTATCTTATAAACCATCCGCTTGATCAGGTATCACAGGTATCCCTTAAGACCTTAGAAGAAGCTATGCCGGAACCGATACGTTATGTAGAACTCGACTTTAATTTCGGAGAACGATGGATACCGATGCAGATCTACCGCGATTATGCCGGCACACTCTTTGAAACCAATGTAAATATAGAGTATTATGCCTCCCGTGATGATTTTACTGTCAGTGCGGAACGCAGTAACCTGATCATCAGTGAAAAGTTTGCCGTGCAGAGTGAGAAACAGCTTTTTACAGGTATTCATCTGATGAAACATGGGTTACTAAATACAACTCCGAATATTACCAAAACAATCGAAGTATTGGATGAGAACGGAGAGCGTAAAAGTGTAAAAGTTGCTGATCCCGAAGCAATACAATTAGCCAACTCCAAGATAGATGAGATACGAAACGGTTTTACCGACTGGCTCAATGAACAGTCGCCTGAATTTCAGAACAAGCTGGCTGATCTGTATAATAAGAAATTCAATTGTTATATACGTCCCGAATACGATGGATCGCACCAGACATTCCCAGGCCTTGACCTGAAAGCATTGGGTATCGTTGATCTGTACCCAAGCCAAAAAGACTGTATCTGGATGCAGAAATTGATAGGTGGAGGTATAGCCGATCACGAAGTTGGCGGTGGAAAGACCCTAATTATGTGTATTGCAGCTTATGAAATGAAACGATTAGGATTAGCGAATAAGCCGATGATACTAGGATTGAAAGCTAATGTACATGAAATAGCCCATACCTTCAGAACAGCATATCCGAGTGCGAAGATACTCTATCCCGGCAAGGAAGACTTTACACCGAGTAAGCGTGTGAAGATTTTCAATGATATAAAAAACAATAACTGGGATGCTATTATCCTTACGCACGACCAATTCGGAAAACTTCCACAATCTCCGGAAATGCAGCAGAAGATATTCCGAACGGAACTCGATTCAGTAGAAGAGAATCTTCGGGTTATAGAACAAATAGAAGGTAAATCAGCATCCAAACGCATGTTACGAGGATTGGAAGTGAGGAAACAAAATCTGGAAGTAAAGCTCAGTGTACTCGCTGATACGATAAAGAACCGTACAGATGATGTTGTAGATTTTAAAATGATGGGAATTGATCATTTGTTCGTAGATGAGAGCCACCAGTTTAAGAACCTGACTTTTACAACCCGGCATGACCGTGTTGCAGGATTGGGTAATCCTGAAGGCAGCCAACGGGCTTTGAATATGCTATTTGCTGTACGCACTATACAAGAGCGTACAGGTAAAGATTTAGGAGCAACATTTCTATCGGGTACAACGATCTCTAATTCCCTGACAGAGTTATACCTGTTGTTCAAATATCTTCGACCCAAAGAATTGGAGACACAGGGTATCAATTCCTTTGATGCATGGGCAGCCATCTATGCCAAGAAAACAACAGACTATGAATTTTCGGTTACCAACCAGATCGTACAGAAAGAACGTTTCCGCTATTTCATCAAAGTTCCTGAATTAGCAAACTTCTATGCCGAGATAACAGATTTCAGAACTGCACGGGATATCGGAATAGACCGACCCGAGAAGAATGAGATACTGTATAATATTCCACCGACACCACAACAGGAGATATTTATTCAAAAGCTGATGGAGTTTGCCAAGACGGGCGATGCCACATTACTGGGTCATGCACCATTGACAGAGAAAGAAGAGAAAGCAAAAATGCTGATAGCAACAGATTATGCCCGTAAGATGTCTCTGGATATGCGGATGATTAATCAGGCTTATGGAGATCATGTTGATAGCAAAGCATCTCATTGTGCAGCTAAGATAGCCGAGTACTACAATAAGTACGCATCCAATAAAGGAACGCAATTTGTTTTCTCTGATTTAGGCACATACAAACCCAATGAGTGGAATCCTTATTCGGAAATTAAACGCAAGCTTGTAGAAGATCATGGTATTTTTGCCCATGAGATACGATTTATTCAGGAAGCCAAAACAGACAATGCCCGTAAAGCAATGATCGAAGGTATGAATGAAGGGCGTATCCGTGTACTATTCGGTTCTACTTCTATGTTGGGAACAGGAGTCAATGCACAACAAAGAGCCGTGGCTATCCATCATTTAGATACACCGTGGAGGCCATCAGACCTGCAACAGCGGGATGGGCGTGCAATCCGTAAAGGAAATGAAATTGCTAAGCTTTATGCAGATAATAAAGTGGATGTACTGATCTATGCTGTTGAGAAAAGTCTAGATTCCTATAAATTCAATCTCTTACAGAATAAGCAGACATTTATCAATCAGCTAAAGAACAATAGCCTCGGTAGTCGTACTATTGACGAGGGCAGCATGGATGAAAGCTCGGGAATGAATTTCTCTGAGTATGTTGCAATCCTTTCAGGTAATACCGATTTATTGGAAAAAGCCAAATTGGAAAAGAAGATCAATGCGATGGAGAGTGAGAAGAAAGCATTTGTCAAGAATAAATCATCGGCTACTTTCAAATTCGAGGACAGTACAAGAACGATTGAAGGAAACACGCAAATGATAAACCGCATGACAAAGGATTGGGATTCTTTTAATAGTCGTGTTCAGACAGATCAGGACGGAAACAAATTAAATCGCGTAAAGCTGGAAGGTGTTAATTCTTCCGATCCTAAAATTGTCGGAGAAAAGTTAAACCAGTTATCGGATAATGCCCGTACCAATAACGAGTATTTCACCATTGGAACACTCTATGATTTCAAGCTTCTTGTGAAAACAGAAGATAGCCAGAAAGAAGGTTCTATTTTCAAAGATAACCGATTCTTTATAGAAGGGGAGGGTGGTATAAAATACAACTACAATAACGGTCATATTGCCACTGATCCGAAACTAGCCGCTATGAATTTTCTGAATGCATTGGAGCGTATTCCTAAATTGATTGAGAAGTATCAAACAGATAATGAGAGGCTGTCGAAGGATCTTCCTATCCTCAAACAGGTGATTGATTCCACTTATAAGAAAGAGCCGGAATTGAAAGACCTCAAGACTCAATTAACAGCATTGGATCGCCAGATTCAGTTGACTTTGACAACGAAAGATGAGCCTAAAGAAAGTAATCAATTATCATCGGTACAATCCACACCAAAAGATTCGACAAATGATGTTCGTTCGGGACAGCCGATGAGTATTAAGGAGATTATTGATGCAAATCGAGATCGGATATTGATTAGTTCTCAACAAGTAGAGGATACCATCTATCCCAAAATGAGAAGATAA
- a CDS encoding efflux RND transporter periplasmic adaptor subunit, which translates to MRKKLYLILGVLLLVGLILFKLFNNKENAEKEIQAEKESIPFAVEAIVVKKSDFTNTVSYPGTVEVSGMVNVVSETDGRVVKLNIQNGSTVKKGQVIAILNNDMKISSHQIHQIDYKKAKEDYQRYLELHKKNNATGVELETARHALETAEKQLRISQSELDRGVIHAPVGGIIAGKSVNAGDILSPGSPIAVIVPLNELEIRFNVPEKEISRIQKGQQVNFTIDAYPQHIFVGIVSAIIPTANQAKSFPILIKVKNDQHGITLMGGMTANIKTEDAQAVSTLIIPRTAIRDNYVWLVQEAGRTVRRTIKTGREFEDQVEILSGLAAGDTVVFKGQSNINEGLVLENLKIVDYKSDTQNQTGSK; encoded by the coding sequence ATGCGAAAAAAACTTTATTTGATACTTGGAGTCTTGTTATTAGTCGGTTTGATCTTATTCAAGCTTTTCAATAATAAAGAAAACGCTGAAAAAGAAATACAGGCCGAAAAAGAATCGATTCCATTTGCAGTAGAAGCCATTGTAGTCAAAAAGTCTGATTTTACAAATACAGTTTCATATCCGGGAACCGTAGAAGTGTCGGGTATGGTCAATGTTGTTTCAGAGACCGACGGAAGAGTCGTAAAACTAAATATTCAAAATGGCAGTACGGTCAAGAAAGGCCAGGTGATCGCCATCCTGAATAATGACATGAAAATATCCTCTCATCAGATTCATCAGATTGATTATAAAAAAGCAAAGGAGGATTATCAACGCTATCTGGAACTACATAAAAAAAATAATGCAACAGGCGTAGAACTGGAAACCGCCCGGCATGCATTGGAAACTGCTGAAAAGCAATTACGAATATCTCAGTCGGAGTTGGATCGGGGTGTAATACATGCACCCGTCGGTGGAATTATAGCCGGAAAATCCGTGAATGCGGGAGATATTCTATCTCCGGGTAGTCCGATTGCAGTAATTGTTCCCCTGAATGAACTTGAAATCCGCTTTAATGTTCCGGAAAAAGAAATATCCCGGATTCAGAAAGGACAGCAGGTGAATTTTACAATAGACGCATATCCTCAACATATTTTTGTAGGGATTGTCTCCGCGATTATTCCCACAGCTAATCAGGCTAAGTCCTTTCCTATATTAATCAAAGTGAAGAATGACCAGCATGGTATTACTCTGATGGGCGGAATGACAGCTAATATTAAGACAGAAGATGCTCAGGCAGTTTCTACGCTTATTATTCCCCGAACCGCTATCCGCGACAATTACGTCTGGTTGGTACAAGAGGCAGGTAGGACTGTCCGCCGCACGATCAAAACAGGGCGAGAATTTGAAGATCAGGTTGAAATCCTATCAGGATTAGCGGCTGGAGACACTGTTGTGTTTAAAGGACAATCCAATATAAACGAAGGCCTTGTTTTAGAAAACTTAAAGATCGTAGATTATAAATCGGATACACAAAACCAAACGGGATCAAAATGA
- a CDS encoding helix-turn-helix domain-containing protein: MMIDDEIFESNIKGLARLLKRIDEKVDKLLVTENNNALEERLFDNQDLCLFLKVTPRTLQRYRNLGLLPFKTICKRNYYRESDVKIFVNQYFGGKDKLTDKDKWQKKDSSMNDKQLGSID, from the coding sequence ATGATGATAGATGACGAAATATTCGAATCAAATATCAAAGGCTTAGCCAGACTCCTCAAGCGTATCGATGAGAAGGTTGATAAGCTATTGGTTACAGAGAACAATAATGCTCTGGAAGAGCGACTATTCGATAATCAGGATTTGTGCCTCTTTCTCAAGGTTACTCCCCGGACATTACAGCGATATCGCAATCTAGGATTACTACCTTTTAAAACAATTTGTAAGCGAAACTATTACCGGGAATCAGATGTGAAAATATTTGTCAATCAGTATTTCGGAGGAAAAGATAAGCTTACTGATAAAGATAAATGGCAAAAAAAGGACTCTTCAATGAATGATAAACAGCTAGGTTCTATAGATTAA
- a CDS encoding DNA-binding protein, translating into MEVITFDSDAYKELINKLDAIARYIKEGDVPNQSKELDEVWVDSYEVCTFLRISERTLQRLRSNSLISYSVLSGKTYYTIGEIKRILQERLIKSGEEALNDLINSHKQYLERRKRNKPKK; encoded by the coding sequence ATGGAAGTTATAACATTTGATTCAGATGCATATAAAGAGTTGATCAATAAACTTGATGCTATTGCGAGATATATAAAAGAAGGGGATGTTCCTAACCAATCAAAAGAGCTGGATGAAGTTTGGGTGGACAGTTACGAGGTCTGTACTTTCCTTCGAATCAGCGAACGGACTTTACAACGTTTACGATCCAACAGCCTGATATCATATTCCGTATTATCAGGAAAAACTTACTACACCATTGGCGAGATAAAACGCATACTTCAGGAACGCTTGATCAAATCAGGAGAAGAAGCTTTAAACGATCTGATCAATAGCCACAAACAATATCTCGAACGCAGAAAAAGAAATAAACCTAAAAAGTAA
- a CDS encoding RteC domain-containing protein — protein MEQFIRNIKENINKEIQLIEREESNIFQKSINIISLLESTFDKLKDFVSNYSFESQSEEITFFKETKPQLFSILIYHRKIYNLEMRMPTGSHIDKKNYLEGMLARIKYFFDTNADFYQYYRSGSTHLDRYYFLRGKPDIQLILDCFYFERDSRFSTSFDFKVAKMIANERLTVYINNKLINIKQLENNIPELLNLPKSKLTWTAKKAELVEQIYAWDSTGCFNNGNTNIKELAEYIETVFNINLGDFYHTFLEIRERKGSRTLFLDKLIKYLDERMDGLDNK, from the coding sequence ATGGAACAATTTATTCGTAATATCAAAGAGAATATCAATAAAGAGATTCAGCTTATAGAACGAGAAGAAAGTAATATCTTCCAAAAATCTATCAATATTATTTCTCTTTTAGAGTCTACATTTGATAAATTAAAAGATTTCGTATCAAATTACTCTTTCGAATCTCAATCTGAAGAAATTACTTTTTTTAAGGAAACAAAGCCTCAACTATTTAGTATATTAATTTATCATCGAAAGATATATAACCTTGAAATGAGAATGCCTACAGGTAGTCATATTGACAAGAAGAATTATCTGGAGGGAATGCTTGCCAGAATTAAATACTTCTTCGATACAAATGCAGACTTTTACCAATATTATCGCTCAGGGAGTACACACCTTGATCGGTATTATTTTTTAAGGGGCAAACCTGATATTCAGCTAATCTTAGATTGTTTCTACTTTGAAAGAGATAGTCGATTCTCTACAAGTTTTGATTTCAAAGTGGCAAAAATGATTGCTAATGAAAGGCTGACTGTTTACATCAACAACAAATTAATTAATATCAAACAACTAGAGAACAATATCCCCGAATTATTAAACTTACCTAAATCGAAACTTACCTGGACAGCTAAAAAAGCAGAACTTGTTGAACAAATTTATGCTTGGGATAGTACAGGATGTTTTAATAACGGCAACACAAATATAAAAGAACTGGCAGAATATATAGAAACGGTATTCAATATCAACTTAGGCGATTTCTATCACACTTTTCTTGAAATTCGGGAACGAAAAGGGAGCCGCACTTTGTTTTTAGATAAATTGATTAAGTATTTAGACGAAAGAATGGATGGGTTAGACAATAAATGA